One Thermomicrobiales bacterium genomic window, GTGGCGTTGAACAGCGCGAAGCTCGCCCCACCTGCGGCGGCGGATGCGCCCAGATCGTCGCGCAGATAGATGACGGCCCAGACGAAGGCGACGCTCTCGACAACGACGCTCCAGACGACGATGCCGATCAGCGCGCCGATGCCGGGCGCGGCCAGCACCGGCCGCCAACTGCCGCTGGAGCCGGATGGCGCAGGGCCAGACGGCGGGTAGGCGATGATGGCCGTCGCCGCCAGCGTAACGGCCACCAGCGCGGCGGCGAAGATGAGCAGCGTCGGGTAGTCGGCACCGGCAGCCAGGCCCAGCCCGGCGGCGATCGCGCCAACGACCGCGCCGACGCTGAAACCGGCATGCATGACATTCATGCGGGCGCGCTTGGCCGCGCGCTCCCAATCGACCGAGCCCTGAATCATCGCGCCGTCCAGCATGCCGGTGCTGGCACCGAACACGGCCAGCGCGACGACGAGCATGGCGAGCGACCCGGCCCAGGCCAGCCAGAGCAGCGCGATCACCATCAGCATTAGTCCGACACCAGCGATCGAGCGCGGCCCGATCCGCGCCGCCACGCGCGCGTAGACGGTGACGACGGCGACCGAGACGAACGACGCCACCAGCTGGGCACTGCCGAACGCGCCGGAACCGATGCGCAGCGCATCGACCAGCTCGGCCCAGACGACGCCCCGCACGCCGGCCACGACGCCGAACATGGCGAAGTGCCCGAGGATCAGCCCGAACGCCGGTCCCGGCCGCCACGCCCTGGCCGCCCTGTCACTGTTCACGCATGCACACTTCCCCGCTGTTCCCAATACCCGCAGAAGCGTATCAGCGCGCGGGGTGGGGGATGGAGCGGTGGGTGCCGTGCGGCGTTGGACTGGTGTCAACGGGTGGGAGATTTCTCACTGCGGTTCGAAATGACAGGGTACGGGGGTGGCTGTCGGACCGGGACACTCGACATGCTGGCATTGACAACCTACGCGCTACGTTGTCCACCATGAAACGTTCGATCGGCAACCTTTCCCTTGTCCTGTCATTTCGAACCGCAGCGAGAAATCTCCCACCCGTTGGCACCTGTCACACGCAGCAAAGCACCCACCACCCCACCAATCTGTGAAATCGCTGTGACCGAGGGGAATAGGGGCTCCTGCTGCACTGTTGGGAATGATGCGAGACAGAACCCGGCCGTCAGCCTGATGGCTTCCCCTGGTCGTCTGGGCATATGGGCACTATATCTGCCGGTTTGGTGAACGCCTCGCCCCTCAACCTACTCCTTAATCCCTTCCCCCTGATCCGGGCGGCCCCCAATAGCCGCCCGGATTCCTCTTCGTGCTACCCGGCAGCGATCTGCTCGATGGCGGCATCGACGAAGGCGGCGTGGCG contains:
- a CDS encoding MFS transporter, with translation MNSDRAARAWRPGPAFGLILGHFAMFGVVAGVRGVVWAELVDALRIGSGAFGSAQLVASFVSVAVVTVYARVAARIGPRSIAGVGLMLMVIALLWLAWAGSLAMLVVALAVFGASTGMLDGAMIQGSVDWERAAKRARMNVMHAGFSVGAVVGAIAAGLGLAAGADYPTLLIFAAALVAVTLAATAIIAYPPSGPAPSGSSGSWRPVLAAPGIGALIGIVVWSVVVESVAFVWAVIYLRDDLGASAAAGGASFALFNATMFAGRMLNSLLVVRLGARSSLLVSGAGIAVGGLLLVASSSVPLAMLALALAGLGVAGIFPTVMSESASRLPDHSRELTAVIMTVTYIAFMITPPAIGWIAELSSLRTAMLLLPTSGLVIIALAVRGLSGATNTITPSTRS